The Diorhabda sublineata isolate icDioSubl1.1 chromosome 6, icDioSubl1.1, whole genome shotgun sequence genome includes a window with the following:
- the LOC130446040 gene encoding anaphase-promoting complex subunit 10 produces MSLKTGGEVDPIKNERTGNVREVGSQAIWSLSSCKPGFGVDQLRDDRADTYWQSDGQLPHLVNIQFQKKTTISDIYIYTDYKLDESYTPSRISIRVGTHFNDIQEIEVVMLTEPSGWVHIPIKDIRDKPIRVFMIQIAVTSNHQNGRDTHMRQIKIHSPIENPGVPIDNFLNFSTIEFQQHATIR; encoded by the exons ATGTCTTTGAAAACTGGTGGAGAAGTTGATCCTATTAAAAACGAAAGAACTGGTAACGTAAGAGAGGTTGGATCACAAGCTATTTGGAGCTTATCCTCATGTAAACCAG gtTTTGGAGTGGATCAACTTAGAGACGATAGAGCAGACACATATTGGCAGTCCGATGGACAGTTACCTCATTTGGTAAACattcaattccaaaaaaaaactactattagtgatatttatatatatactgATTACAAATTGGACGAGAGCTACACACCAAGTAGAATTTCTATAAGAGTAGGGACTCATTTTAATGATATACAAGAAATTGAAGTTGTAATGTTAACTGAACCATCAG GTTGGGTGCATATACCAATTAAAGACATTAGGGATAAACCAATAAGAGTTTTTATGATACAAATAGCTGTAACTAGCAACCATCAGAATGGACGAGATACTCATATGAGGCAAATCAAAATACACAGTCCCATAGAAAACCCAGGAGTACCTATAGATAACTTTTTGAATTTCTCCACTATAGAATTTCAACAGCATGCTACAATAAGATAA